In the genome of Gadus chalcogrammus isolate NIFS_2021 chromosome 21, NIFS_Gcha_1.0, whole genome shotgun sequence, one region contains:
- the hddc2 gene encoding HD domain-containing protein 2 — protein MAASLSTAESMNLLKFLKLVGQLKRVPRTGWVYRKVKQPESVSDHMYRMSIMAMTITDPKVNKERCMKIALVHDMAESIVGDIAPMDKVSKEEKHRREKEAMTTLTDLLQGGLKNEIYGLWEEYESQSSPEARLVKDFDLAEMILQAQEYEELEETPGRLQEFFDSTEGRFRHPDVIQLVDCLKEERRGHMSKAAEPPTHTS, from the exons ATGGCAGCTTCCTTGAGCACCGCTGAAAGCATGAATCTTTTGAAATTTCTGAAACTAGTTGGACAACTAAAA AGAGTCCCACGCACCGGCTGGGTGTACAGGAAGGTGAAGCAGCCCGAGAGCGTCTCCGACCACATGTACAGGATGTCTATAATGGCGATGACCATCACAGACCCCAAAGTCAATAAGGAAAG gTGCATGAAGATTGCACTGGTTCACGATATGGCAGAGAGCATTGTGGGAGATATTGCTCCAATGGATAAGGTCAGCAAGGAAGAGAAGCATAGAAGAGAAAAG GAAGCAATGACAACTTTAACAGATTTGCTGCAAGGGGGTCTGAAAAATGAGATTTATGGACTCTGGGAG GAGTACGAGTCACAGAGCAGCCCGGAAGCAAGGCTGGTCAAAGACTTTGACCTTGCAGAGATGATCCTCCAGGCCCAAGAGTATGAAGAACTGGAGGAAACCCCCGGAAGACTGCAGGAGTTCTTTGACTCGACGGAAG GTCGTTTTCGCCACCCCGATGTGATTCAGCTGGTCGACTGTCTCAAGGAAGAGCGAAGAGGTCACATGAGCAAGGCTGCCGAACCTCCGACACATACGTCCTGA